A region of Pseudomonas putida DNA encodes the following proteins:
- a CDS encoding RidA family protein — protein MTRPAPFQLSNPAGLYDPSGNAYSHVAEVHAGSRLLYIAGQGGEDASGQLSPVFAEQARQALANLDTALASKGAHLGQVFKLTLLIVDHCETRLQQWVAEADRAWGPHMKPTCTLIPVPRLALDGMLVEVEAVAAL, from the coding sequence GTGACCCGTCCAGCACCCTTTCAGTTGTCCAACCCTGCGGGCTTGTATGACCCCAGTGGCAATGCCTATTCCCACGTCGCCGAAGTGCACGCCGGCAGCCGGCTACTGTACATCGCCGGCCAAGGCGGTGAGGACGCCAGCGGGCAGTTGTCACCCGTATTCGCCGAGCAGGCCCGTCAGGCCCTGGCCAATCTTGATACGGCCCTGGCGTCCAAAGGCGCACACCTGGGCCAGGTGTTCAAGCTGACCTTGCTGATCGTCGATCACTGCGAAACGCGCCTGCAGCAATGGGTGGCCGAGGCCGACAGGGCTTGGGGCCCACACATGAAACCGACCTGCACACTGATACCGGTACCCCGGCTGGCACTGGACGGCATGCTGGTGGAGGTTGAGGCAGTGGCCGCGCTGTAG
- a CDS encoding helix-turn-helix domain-containing protein produces MPTELSTHGWPQPERQARWAEAISDTYFPLSLEFAAEQPFDGHLQRWSTPSTPLSLSRLRSSQLGYSRSKAHIGQDHDAFYLVTVPSRSEVHFEQDGHQLSCRPGGFIVERGDAPYRFHYRAENDLWVLKLPERALKANLLGHKRYTRHCFDASQGLGRIFVEQLDLCARHFDASPAAARHLLLEQASATLLLALQQDERVLGSEGSNLSTLHLTRVEHYVLQNLGDPDLSPQAIATACGLSLRYLHKLFAITPYTLGEWVRQQRLEAVHRQLRDPHCHVSIGELAFRWGFTDQAQFTRAFRQRYGCTAREVRAARAH; encoded by the coding sequence ATGCCCACAGAACTTTCGACCCACGGTTGGCCGCAGCCGGAACGCCAGGCACGCTGGGCCGAAGCGATCAGCGACACTTACTTCCCATTGAGCCTGGAGTTTGCCGCCGAACAGCCATTCGATGGCCACCTGCAGCGCTGGAGCACACCCAGTACGCCGCTGAGTCTGTCGCGCCTGCGCTCCAGCCAGCTCGGCTATTCACGTAGCAAGGCACACATTGGCCAGGACCATGACGCGTTCTACCTGGTTACGGTGCCCAGCCGCAGCGAGGTGCACTTCGAACAGGACGGCCACCAGTTGAGCTGCCGCCCAGGCGGCTTTATCGTCGAGCGCGGCGACGCGCCTTACCGCTTCCATTACCGGGCCGAGAATGACCTGTGGGTGCTGAAACTGCCTGAACGCGCGCTCAAGGCCAACTTGCTCGGGCACAAGCGCTACACCCGCCACTGCTTCGATGCCAGCCAAGGCCTTGGGCGCATTTTCGTCGAACAACTGGACCTCTGCGCACGCCACTTCGACGCAAGCCCCGCGGCCGCCCGCCATCTGCTGCTGGAGCAGGCCAGTGCGACGCTGCTGCTGGCCTTGCAACAGGACGAGCGGGTGCTTGGCAGTGAGGGCTCCAACCTCAGTACACTGCACCTGACCCGCGTCGAGCACTACGTGCTGCAAAACCTCGGCGACCCCGACCTGTCACCGCAAGCCATCGCCACCGCCTGCGGCCTGTCATTGCGCTATTTGCACAAACTGTTTGCGATCACGCCCTACACCTTGGGCGAATGGGTGCGCCAACAGCGCCTGGAGGCGGTGCACCGCCAACTGCGCGACCCACACTGCCATGTGTCTATCGGCGAACTGGCGTTCCGCTGGGGCTTTACCGACCAGGCCCAGTTCACCCGCGCCTTCCGCCAACGCTATGGCTGCACCGCACGCGAGGTTCGCGCGGCGCGCGCCCACTGA
- a CDS encoding DUF3300 domain-containing protein — protein sequence MRMPLIAALSALLCLSVAPGLVLAEDVPAPAPAPQTDTLAAKDPVFTQEQLDQMLAPIALYPDALLAQVLMAATYPGQVSEAVTWSKANPKASGDDAVKQVAKQPWDPSVQALVAFPQVLATLGQDPVWVQRLGDAFLAQPDDVMGGVQRLRHQAQTAGNLQSNQYQNVTVQAAPAAAPASSSASKNQAAPASSSPTTIIIEPADPQVVYVPSYNPTTTYGTWAYPASPPVYYPPPPMYYAGSALVAGLAFGTGVAIISSLWGDCDWGNNDIDIDVNRYNNINGNNRITNNQNTWRHNAANREGVPYRDARSRQQYGRQLDGATQRTAFRGDDTQRAQARDKARASMDRAGIERPATSNRQARQQAREAQAGNSVGNRMQTRNDTARPADRRQETRNTQGRQQNNPVSQRRQGEGQARQVAQNRPTNTAGRARNNAFDGVRSPSRTSAQASRGRTSQSFAQRPNASRAAGHQISRPSAPARRGGGGRR from the coding sequence ATGCGCATGCCATTGATTGCCGCCCTTTCGGCGCTGCTGTGCCTGAGCGTTGCGCCCGGCCTGGTGCTGGCAGAAGACGTACCCGCCCCGGCCCCGGCCCCACAAACCGACACGCTGGCGGCCAAGGACCCGGTGTTCACCCAGGAACAACTGGACCAGATGCTCGCACCTATTGCCTTGTACCCCGATGCGCTGCTGGCCCAAGTACTGATGGCCGCGACCTACCCGGGACAGGTGAGCGAAGCCGTGACCTGGTCCAAGGCCAACCCCAAGGCCTCCGGTGACGATGCCGTCAAGCAAGTAGCGAAGCAGCCCTGGGACCCGAGCGTGCAGGCACTGGTGGCCTTCCCGCAGGTGCTGGCGACCCTGGGCCAGGACCCGGTGTGGGTGCAGCGCCTGGGTGACGCCTTCCTCGCGCAACCCGACGATGTCATGGGCGGCGTGCAGCGCTTGCGCCACCAGGCGCAAACCGCCGGCAACCTGCAAAGCAACCAGTACCAGAACGTGACCGTGCAGGCGGCTCCGGCGGCGGCGCCAGCCTCCAGCAGTGCGAGCAAAAACCAGGCGGCCCCGGCCAGCAGTTCGCCTACCACCATCATCATCGAACCGGCTGACCCGCAAGTGGTGTACGTGCCCAGCTACAACCCGACCACCACCTACGGCACCTGGGCCTACCCGGCCTCGCCGCCGGTGTACTACCCGCCACCGCCAATGTACTACGCCGGTTCCGCGCTGGTGGCGGGCCTGGCCTTTGGTACTGGTGTTGCGATCATCAGTTCGCTGTGGGGCGACTGTGACTGGGGTAACAATGACATCGACATCGACGTCAACCGCTACAACAACATCAACGGCAACAACCGCATCACCAACAACCAGAACACATGGCGGCACAATGCCGCGAACCGCGAGGGCGTGCCTTACCGCGATGCCCGCAGCCGCCAGCAGTATGGCCGCCAGCTGGACGGCGCCACCCAGCGTACGGCCTTCCGTGGTGACGACACCCAGCGTGCCCAGGCACGGGACAAGGCCAGGGCTTCGATGGATCGGGCCGGTATCGAACGCCCGGCCACCAGCAACCGCCAGGCACGCCAGCAAGCGCGCGAGGCGCAGGCGGGCAACTCGGTCGGCAATCGCATGCAAACGCGTAACGACACTGCACGGCCAGCCGATCGCCGTCAGGAAACACGTAATACCCAAGGCCGCCAGCAGAACAACCCAGTGAGCCAGCGCAGGCAGGGCGAAGGCCAGGCGCGGCAGGTGGCGCAGAACCGGCCCACCAATACGGCAGGTCGGGCGCGTAACAACGCCTTCGACGGCGTACGCTCGCCGTCACGCACCAGCGCGCAGGCCAGCCGCGGCCGCACCAGCCAATCGTTCGCCCAGCGGCCAAACGCATCGCGTGCCGCCGGGCACCAGATCTCCCGGCCCAGTGCGCCTGCACGCCGTGGGGGAGGTGGCCGTCGATGA
- a CDS encoding TetR/AcrR family transcriptional regulator — MSDSVVSLGQPEIEGVRKSRKNNPEKTREDILQAAINEFVQQGLAGARVDAIAERTATSKRMIYYYFGSKEQLYVECLVKLYGDIRKTEQSLDLESLPAEQAIRRLVEFTFDHHDCNVDFVRIICTENIHYGEYVKQSPVIREMSSLVLEALGSTLRRGEQEGVFRSGIEVIDLHMLMSSFCFYRVSNRHTFGEIFQIDLADEAIKQRHKSMICDAVIRYIRA; from the coding sequence ATGAGTGATTCCGTAGTCAGCCTCGGTCAGCCTGAGATCGAAGGGGTGCGCAAGTCGCGCAAGAACAACCCCGAGAAAACGCGCGAGGACATCCTTCAGGCCGCCATCAACGAGTTCGTCCAGCAAGGCCTGGCCGGCGCGCGCGTCGATGCCATCGCCGAGCGCACCGCCACCTCCAAGCGCATGATCTACTACTACTTCGGCAGCAAGGAGCAGCTGTACGTCGAGTGCCTGGTCAAGCTCTACGGTGATATCCGCAAGACCGAGCAGAGCCTGGACCTGGAGTCGCTGCCGGCTGAGCAGGCGATCCGCCGCCTGGTGGAGTTCACCTTCGATCACCACGACTGCAATGTCGATTTCGTGCGCATCATTTGCACCGAGAACATCCACTATGGCGAGTACGTCAAGCAGTCGCCGGTGATTCGCGAGATGAGCAGCCTGGTGCTCGAAGCCCTTGGCAGCACCCTGCGTCGGGGCGAGCAGGAAGGCGTGTTCCGTTCGGGTATCGAGGTTATCGACCTGCACATGCTGATGAGCTCGTTCTGCTTCTACCGGGTTTCGAACCGGCACACCTTCGGCGAGATCTTCCAGATCGACCTTGCCGACGAGGCGATCAAGCAGCGCCACAAGAGCATGATCTGTGACGCTGTCATCCGCTACATCCGCGCCTGA
- a CDS encoding aliphatic sulfonate ABC transporter substrate-binding protein, which yields MPARAFSPLRRLLIGGLLASVASALLPWSNALAEDAKTLRIGYQKFNSINILKGSGALEKALASQGVTVSWHEFAAGPQLLEALSTGAIDLGHAADAPSVFAQAAGKPVVYLAAEQPYPRGIGLVVREQDHLTGVQDLKGKRVATGRGWNAQYLLAVALEQAGLSYQDITPAYVNNAADAVAALQSGSVQASTLWDPFLAAAESQPGLKNLRDGSGLSNNRTFYLSTAPFADQHRALLKTFFAELGKVSQWANAKPAEVAALLAPQLGIKADVLEVASERRNYNAVAITPQIVAEQQKLADTFQGLGLIPHKLQVADAVYPASVLP from the coding sequence ATGCCCGCCCGTGCCTTCTCTCCCCTGCGTCGCCTGCTGATCGGCGGCCTGTTGGCCAGTGTCGCCAGCGCCCTGTTGCCGTGGTCCAATGCCCTGGCCGAAGACGCCAAGACCTTGCGTATCGGCTACCAGAAGTTCAACAGCATCAATATCCTCAAAGGCAGCGGTGCCCTGGAAAAGGCCCTTGCCTCACAAGGGGTGACCGTCAGCTGGCACGAGTTCGCCGCAGGCCCGCAATTGCTCGAAGCGCTGAGCACCGGCGCCATCGACCTTGGCCACGCCGCCGACGCCCCCTCGGTATTTGCCCAGGCCGCCGGCAAACCGGTGGTCTATCTGGCCGCCGAGCAGCCCTACCCCCGTGGTATCGGCCTCGTGGTACGTGAGCAGGACCACCTCACAGGCGTGCAAGACCTCAAAGGCAAGCGGGTAGCGACAGGCCGTGGCTGGAACGCCCAGTACCTGTTGGCCGTCGCGCTGGAACAAGCCGGCCTGAGCTACCAGGACATCACCCCGGCCTACGTCAATAACGCCGCCGACGCCGTCGCAGCCCTGCAATCGGGCAGCGTCCAAGCCTCGACCCTGTGGGACCCCTTCCTCGCCGCGGCAGAAAGCCAGCCAGGGCTGAAGAACCTGCGCGACGGCAGCGGCCTGTCCAACAACCGCACGTTCTACCTGTCCACCGCGCCCTTTGCCGACCAGCACCGCGCGCTGCTCAAGACCTTCTTCGCCGAATTGGGCAAGGTCAGCCAATGGGCCAACGCCAAGCCTGCCGAAGTCGCCGCGCTGCTGGCGCCACAGCTGGGGATCAAAGCCGACGTGCTGGAAGTGGCCAGCGAGCGACGCAACTACAACGCCGTGGCCATCACCCCGCAGATCGTCGCCGAACAGCAGAAGCTGGCCGACACCTTCCAGGGCCTGGGCCTGATTCCGCACAAGTTGCAGGTAGCCGATGCGGTCTACCCGGCTTCCGTGCTGCCGTGA
- a CDS encoding DUF2950 domain-containing protein, which produces MNRSRLGALLLTAGLAWSSLAAAQEAFPTPEKAVESFVAALGQEKADEARLAQLLGDDWRTYIPRGGVQRSDVDTFLEQYRAQHSIDMTAQGKAILAVGSEHWTLPIPLSKSSQGWRFDLKAGSAEIRARRIGRNELGALQSMLAYHDAQMDYAAQDRNGNGALEYAQKIFSEPGKHDGLYWDDDGDGQVSPLGPLFGQDVVGDDWYGYHFRILDAQGPSAPGGAYSYLIGNQMSRGFALVAWPAKYDDTGVMSFMISHDGQVFEKDLGAHGDRLAKAMKRFDPDDSWKEVDTAAND; this is translated from the coding sequence ATGAACCGTTCACGACTCGGAGCATTGCTGCTCACTGCGGGCCTGGCCTGGTCATCCCTGGCCGCTGCGCAAGAAGCCTTCCCGACGCCGGAGAAGGCCGTGGAGTCCTTCGTCGCGGCGTTGGGCCAGGAGAAAGCGGATGAAGCCCGCCTGGCCCAGTTGCTGGGCGATGACTGGCGCACCTACATCCCGCGCGGCGGTGTGCAACGCAGCGACGTGGACACCTTCCTCGAACAGTACCGTGCGCAGCACAGCATCGACATGACGGCGCAGGGCAAGGCCATACTGGCGGTGGGCAGTGAGCACTGGACGTTGCCCATACCGCTGAGCAAAAGCAGCCAGGGCTGGCGCTTCGACCTCAAGGCCGGCAGCGCCGAAATCCGCGCCAGGCGCATCGGCCGCAACGAGCTGGGCGCCCTGCAGTCGATGCTGGCTTACCACGATGCGCAGATGGACTACGCCGCACAGGACCGCAACGGCAATGGTGCGCTGGAATACGCGCAGAAGATTTTCAGCGAACCGGGCAAGCATGACGGGTTGTACTGGGATGATGACGGTGATGGGCAGGTCAGCCCGCTGGGCCCGCTGTTTGGCCAGGATGTGGTCGGTGACGACTGGTATGGCTATCACTTTCGCATCCTCGACGCGCAAGGCCCATCCGCCCCGGGCGGTGCCTACAGCTACTTGATCGGCAACCAGATGAGCCGTGGCTTTGCCTTGGTCGCCTGGCCGGCGAAGTATGACGACACGGGGGTGATGAGCTTCATGATCAGCCATGATGGCCAGGTGTTCGAGAAAGACCTCGGGGCGCACGGCGACAGGCTGGCCAAGGCGATGAAACGCTTCGACCCGGATGACAGCTGGAAAGAGGTCGATACCGCTGCGAACGACTGA
- a CDS encoding DMT family transporter: protein MQPRDLAAYMFLAIAWGFSFLVLLKVVHAFGWVGAVSLRSLIAGGTLAILAALCGRTLRLRPLLKPLLVIGATTVAGQLIGMTYATPRIGTAMAAIFVATIPLFSMIIGRLWGLEKITLQGLIGLLLGFVGIAMLVGFPAQPVNDVFIHGCIASLFGALSAAFGSNYASLHLRGQDPWTVTGGAFLAGGLMTLPLLLVVPVPSVPQASDWLYLLISGAVMSATTYVLYFGLVARIGATRAISVEFVVTLVAVLVGALFLGEALSLLQLAGGVVVLVGCLLVLGLLPGRKARLPS from the coding sequence ATGCAACCGCGTGACCTTGCCGCCTATATGTTTCTGGCCATTGCCTGGGGGTTTTCCTTTCTGGTCCTGCTCAAGGTGGTGCACGCCTTCGGCTGGGTCGGTGCGGTCAGCCTGCGGTCGCTGATTGCCGGCGGTACCCTGGCGATTCTGGCGGCCTTGTGCGGCCGCACCCTGCGCCTGCGCCCGCTGTTGAAACCGCTGCTGGTGATCGGCGCTACCACCGTGGCCGGGCAGTTGATCGGCATGACCTACGCCACCCCACGGATCGGTACGGCGATGGCGGCGATCTTCGTGGCCACCATCCCGCTGTTCTCGATGATCATCGGCCGTCTCTGGGGGCTTGAGAAGATCACCCTGCAAGGCCTCATCGGCCTGCTCCTGGGCTTCGTCGGCATCGCCATGCTGGTGGGGTTTCCGGCCCAACCGGTCAACGACGTCTTCATCCACGGCTGTATCGCGTCGCTGTTCGGTGCCTTGAGCGCCGCGTTCGGCAGCAACTACGCCAGCCTGCACCTGCGTGGCCAGGACCCGTGGACGGTGACCGGGGGCGCGTTCCTGGCCGGGGGCCTGATGACCCTGCCACTGTTGCTAGTAGTACCCGTGCCCAGTGTGCCCCAGGCCAGCGACTGGCTTTATCTGCTGATCAGCGGCGCGGTCATGAGCGCCACCACGTACGTGCTGTACTTCGGCCTGGTGGCACGCATCGGCGCGACCCGCGCGATCAGTGTGGAGTTCGTCGTGACGCTGGTCGCGGTGCTGGTCGGCGCGCTGTTCCTCGGCGAAGCCCTGAGCTTGCTACAGCTTGCCGGTGGCGTGGTGGTGCTGGTCGGCTGCCTGCTGGTACTGGGCCTGCTGCCTGGCCGCAAAGCGCGCCTGCCGAGCTGA
- a CDS encoding DMT family transporter, with protein sequence MSTGTTTLSDRKASAWRWPALFSLVAFAANSVFCRLALMDGAIDPASFTVVRLASGAVFLLLLLHLRKPALAMGGSWRGGLALFLYAFLFSAAYLQLGAGAGALLLFGAVQITMFGFAGYKGERITTRMLLGMLIAFAGLLVLLLPGAEAPPLTSALLMAASGVAWGVYSLLGKGSPRPLADTAGNFARSLPCLVLLVPVLWVGGGAHVTALGLLYALGSGVLASGAGYAVWYGVVRQVSAQQAATMQLSVPVLAALGGVCLIGEPLSLRLLVACVVVLGGIALALVSRR encoded by the coding sequence ATGAGCACCGGTACCACCACGCTTTCCGACCGCAAGGCCAGCGCTTGGCGCTGGCCCGCTCTTTTCAGCTTGGTGGCCTTTGCTGCCAATTCGGTGTTCTGCCGGCTGGCACTGATGGACGGGGCCATCGACCCGGCATCGTTCACGGTGGTGCGCCTGGCCAGTGGCGCCGTCTTCCTGTTGCTGCTGTTACATCTGCGCAAGCCTGCGCTTGCCATGGGGGGCAGCTGGAGAGGCGGCTTGGCGCTGTTCCTGTACGCGTTCCTGTTTTCTGCGGCGTACCTGCAGTTGGGGGCTGGCGCGGGTGCGTTGCTGTTGTTTGGCGCCGTGCAGATCACCATGTTCGGTTTTGCCGGGTACAAAGGTGAGCGCATCACCACACGGATGTTGCTGGGCATGCTGATCGCCTTCGCCGGCCTGTTGGTGCTGTTGTTGCCCGGTGCCGAGGCGCCACCCTTGACCAGCGCCTTGTTGATGGCCGCCTCGGGCGTGGCGTGGGGCGTGTACTCGCTGCTGGGTAAAGGCTCACCCAGGCCGCTGGCGGATACCGCCGGCAATTTTGCCCGCAGCCTGCCGTGCCTGGTGCTGCTGGTGCCCGTACTGTGGGTGGGGGGTGGCGCGCATGTGACAGCGCTGGGTTTGCTGTATGCGCTGGGCTCTGGCGTGCTGGCCTCGGGGGCGGGTTATGCCGTGTGGTACGGCGTGGTCAGGCAGGTCAGCGCACAACAGGCGGCGACGATGCAGCTCAGCGTGCCTGTGCTTGCCGCACTGGGCGGGGTCTGCTTGATTGGTGAGCCGCTGTCGTTGCGCTTGCTGGTGGCGTGTGTCGTGGTACTCGGCGGCATCGCATTGGCGCTGGTATCGCGGCGTTAG
- a CDS encoding PLDc N-terminal domain-containing protein, with amino-acid sequence MEIGTIWIIIAAFVILLEIWAIWHIIGSDRRAERKMLWIVFVVYAPFPGLLFWAWRGPRAVKGRAVLQEK; translated from the coding sequence ATGGAAATCGGAACGATCTGGATCATCATCGCGGCCTTTGTGATCCTGCTGGAAATCTGGGCCATCTGGCACATCATCGGCAGTGACCGGCGCGCCGAGCGCAAGATGCTGTGGATCGTATTCGTGGTCTACGCGCCGTTTCCGGGCTTGCTGTTCTGGGCCTGGCGCGGGCCGCGAGCAGTGAAAGGCAGGGCGGTATTGCAAGAAAAGTGA
- a CDS encoding GlxA family transcriptional regulator: protein MPTPRQFSKKTSTSNMLRLKSTTGNAQAPYRVDFVLLEHFSMASFTVAMDVLVTANLLRADSFQFTPLSLDGDRVLSDLGLELVATELAASELKDLDLLIVCGGLRTPLKYPELDRLLGDCAAHGMALGGLWNGAWFLGRAGVLDDYGCSIHPEQRASLSERSPQTRITPASFTLDRDRLSAASPNGAMELMLGLVRRLYGDGLAEGVEEILSFSGARYRQVGPGAKKSMSLHMRTIVELMENNLEETLSLDQLAAYSGRSRRQIDRLFQAQLGTSPRRYYMELRITKSRRLLQYSDLSVMEVAVACGFVSVSHFSKCYAAYFGYPPSREQRLGE, encoded by the coding sequence GTGCCCACCCCACGTCAGTTCAGCAAGAAGACCAGCACCAGCAACATGCTGCGGCTCAAGTCCACCACCGGAAATGCCCAGGCGCCCTATCGGGTCGACTTCGTTTTGCTCGAACACTTCTCCATGGCCAGCTTCACCGTGGCCATGGATGTGTTGGTCACGGCCAACCTGCTGCGCGCCGACAGCTTCCAGTTCACCCCACTGTCGCTGGACGGTGACCGGGTGCTGAGCGACCTGGGCCTGGAGTTGGTGGCCACCGAACTTGCCGCCAGCGAACTGAAGGACCTTGACCTGCTGATTGTCTGTGGCGGCCTGCGCACCCCGCTCAAATATCCTGAGCTCGACCGGTTGCTGGGCGACTGCGCCGCCCACGGCATGGCCCTGGGCGGGTTGTGGAACGGCGCCTGGTTCTTAGGCCGCGCCGGGGTGCTCGATGACTACGGCTGCAGCATCCACCCTGAGCAACGCGCCAGCCTGTCAGAGCGCAGCCCGCAAACGCGCATCACCCCCGCCAGCTTCACCCTCGACCGCGACCGCCTCAGCGCCGCCAGCCCCAATGGCGCCATGGAGCTGATGCTCGGCCTGGTTCGCAGGCTCTACGGTGATGGCCTGGCCGAAGGCGTCGAAGAAATCCTGTCGTTCTCGGGTGCGCGATATCGCCAGGTCGGGCCGGGGGCGAAAAAGTCCATGAGCCTGCATATGCGCACCATCGTCGAGCTGATGGAGAACAACCTTGAGGAAACCCTCAGCCTCGACCAACTGGCCGCCTACAGCGGGCGCTCGCGCCGGCAGATCGACCGCCTGTTCCAGGCCCAGCTGGGCACCTCGCCACGGCGCTACTACATGGAGTTGCGCATCACCAAAAGCCGCCGGCTGCTGCAGTACTCCGACCTGTCGGTGATGGAAGTGGCAGTGGCCTGCGGATTCGTTTCGGTGTCGCACTTCAGCAAATGCTATGCGGCGTACTTCGGCTACCCGCCGTCGCGCGAACAACGGCTGGGCGAATAA
- a CDS encoding bifunctional allantoicase/(S)-ureidoglycine aminohydrolase: MSNHSYFAPHGGHPAQTELLTDRAMFTEAYAVIPKGVMRDIVTSHLPFWDKMRMWVIARPLTGFAETFSQYIVEVAPEGGSERPELDVNAEAVVFVVEGELDITLEGKQHTLAQGGYAFIAPGAEWSLRNRSQSNVTFHWLRKHYQKVEGLDLPESFVTHRDNATVIEMPGTEGRWKTTRFVDMADMRHDMHVNIVTFQPGGVIPFAETHVMEHGLYVLEGKAVYRLNQDWVEVEAGDFMWLRAFCPQACYAGGPGNFSYLLYKDVNRHVHLTLNPQR; this comes from the coding sequence ATGTCGAATCATTCCTACTTCGCCCCCCACGGTGGGCACCCGGCTCAAACCGAGCTGCTGACTGACCGTGCCATGTTCACCGAAGCCTATGCCGTCATCCCCAAGGGCGTGATGCGTGACATCGTCACCAGCCACCTGCCGTTCTGGGACAAGATGCGCATGTGGGTCATCGCCCGCCCACTGACCGGCTTTGCCGAGACCTTCTCGCAATACATCGTCGAAGTGGCTCCGGAAGGCGGCAGCGAGCGCCCAGAACTGGACGTCAACGCCGAAGCCGTGGTGTTCGTGGTCGAGGGTGAGCTCGACATCACCTTGGAAGGCAAGCAGCACACCCTGGCCCAGGGCGGCTACGCCTTCATTGCCCCGGGCGCCGAGTGGAGCCTGCGCAACCGCAGCCAGTCGAATGTCACCTTCCACTGGCTGCGCAAGCACTACCAGAAGGTTGAAGGCCTGGACCTGCCAGAGTCCTTCGTCACCCACCGTGACAACGCCACGGTCATCGAAATGCCCGGCACCGAAGGCCGCTGGAAAACCACCCGCTTCGTCGACATGGCCGACATGCGCCACGACATGCACGTCAACATCGTGACCTTCCAGCCGGGCGGCGTGATTCCGTTCGCTGAAACCCACGTCATGGAACACGGCCTGTATGTGCTGGAAGGCAAGGCGGTGTACCGCCTGAACCAGGACTGGGTCGAGGTCGAAGCCGGTGACTTCATGTGGCTGCGCGCCTTCTGCCCGCAAGCCTGCTACGCCGGTGGCCCAGGCAACTTCAGCTACCTGCTGTACAAAGACGTCAACCGCCACGTGCACCTGACGCTCAACCCACAGCGCTAA
- a CDS encoding LLM class flavin-dependent oxidoreductase — protein MPRPIRFNAFSMNAASHQSPGLWRHPRNTSVAFNRLDYWTDLARLLERGLFDALFIADVLGIYDVYQGGPEAALRGGVQVPVNDPLLLVPAMAGVTEHLGFGVTFSLTYEHPYPFARRMSTLDHLSNGRVGWNIVTGYLDSAARNLGLARQLGHDQRYDLAEEYLEVLYKLWEKSWDDDAVVLERDSGRYIEPSRVHPIGHVGEHFQVPGTHLCQPSPQRTPVLFQAGASARGQQFAARHAECVFISGPTTTVLRRYADGIRQASEVAGRGRDDVLIYAQALLIVAPTREEAEARFAEYRGYVDLDAALALLSGWTGIDFAGLDPDALIEYVENDAGRTALAAFTAADPNRRWTVREAAEFVGLGGRGPVLVGAASDIADQLEAWLDETGIDGFNLTYAVQPDDLANVVELLVPELQRRGRYPLHYQDGTLRHKLFGQGDRLPEQHAGRQVRIQQANTGYSNI, from the coding sequence ATGCCCCGCCCCATCCGCTTCAACGCCTTCAGCATGAACGCTGCCAGCCACCAGTCCCCCGGGCTGTGGCGCCACCCGCGTAACACCAGCGTGGCCTTCAACCGCCTGGACTACTGGACCGACCTGGCCCGCCTGCTTGAGCGCGGCCTGTTCGACGCACTGTTCATCGCCGATGTGCTGGGCATCTATGACGTCTATCAAGGCGGCCCCGAAGCGGCGCTGCGCGGGGGCGTGCAAGTGCCAGTCAACGACCCTCTGCTGCTGGTCCCGGCCATGGCCGGGGTCACCGAGCACCTGGGCTTTGGCGTGACCTTCTCACTGACCTACGAGCACCCCTACCCCTTTGCCCGGCGCATGTCCACGCTCGACCACCTGAGCAATGGCCGGGTGGGCTGGAACATCGTCACCGGTTACCTGGACAGCGCCGCACGCAACCTGGGCCTGGCTCGCCAATTGGGCCACGACCAGCGCTACGACCTGGCCGAGGAATACCTCGAAGTGCTGTACAAGCTGTGGGAAAAAAGCTGGGACGATGACGCAGTGGTGCTGGAGCGTGACAGCGGCCGTTACATCGAACCGTCCCGGGTCCACCCGATCGGCCACGTCGGCGAGCACTTCCAGGTGCCCGGCACGCACCTGTGCCAGCCCTCGCCACAACGCACACCGGTGCTGTTCCAGGCGGGTGCTTCGGCACGCGGCCAACAGTTTGCCGCGCGGCATGCCGAGTGCGTGTTCATCAGCGGGCCGACGACCACGGTGCTGCGCCGTTATGCCGACGGCATTCGCCAGGCCAGCGAGGTTGCCGGGCGTGGCCGCGACGACGTGCTGATCTACGCCCAGGCACTGTTGATCGTCGCCCCCACGCGTGAAGAGGCCGAAGCCCGCTTCGCCGAGTACCGTGGCTATGTTGACCTGGACGCTGCCCTGGCCCTGCTGTCGGGCTGGACCGGCATCGACTTCGCTGGCCTCGACCCCGATGCACTGATCGAGTATGTCGAAAACGATGCCGGCCGCACGGCCCTCGCCGCCTTCACCGCCGCCGACCCCAACCGCCGCTGGACGGTGCGCGAAGCGGCTGAATTCGTCGGCCTGGGCGGGCGCGGCCCGGTCCTGGTGGGCGCTGCCAGTGACATCGCCGATCAGTTGGAAGCGTGGCTGGATGAGACCGGCATCGACGGTTTCAACCTCACCTACGCGGTACAACCCGATGACCTGGCCAATGTGGTCGAGCTGCTGGTGCCTGAGCTGCAACGGCGCGGCCGCTACCCCCTGCACTACCAGGACGGCACCCTGCGCCACAAGCTGTTCGGCCAGGGCGACCGCCTGCCCGAGCAGCATGCAGGGCGCCAGGTTCGCATTCAGCAAGCAAATACCGGGTATTCCAACATTTAA